The following are encoded in a window of Oceanidesulfovibrio indonesiensis genomic DNA:
- the sfsA gene encoding DNA/RNA nuclease SfsA, whose protein sequence is MKLVISHPPDTFEAQIVSREKRFIIHARDHDGRTFLAHTNNSGSMVGLVREGRKALFSTSSNPNRKLPCTLEAIRVDDMWVGVNTSTPNRMLAAVMRCPSMREEFGLCGYHTFTPEKRSGASRFDGRLEGYGSPTCWLEAKNVTLVEEEVAYFPDAATERGRKHLLELATLAAAGYRAGIFCLVQRTDGRCFAPADFIDPLFAAALYAGIDAGVEVWPYVAHVDEHGIALGERLPLAPRPCCP, encoded by the coding sequence GTGAAACTCGTTATTTCGCACCCACCTGATACCTTCGAGGCCCAGATCGTATCCCGGGAAAAACGTTTCATCATACACGCCCGCGACCATGACGGCCGCACGTTTCTGGCGCATACGAACAACTCCGGCTCCATGGTCGGACTCGTTCGCGAGGGGCGAAAGGCGCTCTTCTCCACCTCGTCCAACCCGAACCGTAAACTTCCCTGCACGTTGGAAGCCATCCGGGTGGACGACATGTGGGTCGGCGTGAACACATCCACACCCAACCGCATGCTCGCCGCCGTGATGCGTTGCCCGTCCATGCGCGAGGAGTTTGGCTTGTGCGGATATCACACCTTCACGCCCGAGAAGCGCTCCGGTGCTTCGCGGTTCGATGGCAGGCTCGAAGGATACGGCTCGCCCACCTGCTGGCTGGAGGCAAAGAATGTAACATTGGTGGAGGAGGAGGTAGCGTATTTTCCCGACGCAGCCACGGAGCGTGGCAGGAAGCACCTGCTGGAGCTGGCAACGCTCGCCGCCGCCGGATATCGGGCCGGCATTTTCTGTCTGGTGCAACGGACGGACGGACGATGCTTCGCGCCGGCGGATTTCATCGACCCGTTGTTCGCTGCGGCTCTGTACGCCGGCATCGATGCCGGCGTGGAGGTGTGGCCCTATGTGGCCCATGTGGACGAGCACGGCATTGCCCTGGGCGAACGGCTGCCGCTCGCTCCGCGCCCATGCTGCCCCTGA
- a CDS encoding pyridoxal phosphate-dependent aminotransferase, whose protein sequence is MRIAKRLQELKPSATMAVSAKAMELRAQGKEIISLSVGETDFPTPEHVRTAAKAAIDEGYARYTQVPGLPELREAVAGYFNKTTGTSAEGKHTIVTNGGKQGLFNLFQSLLDPGDEVLVPSPYWVSYPAMIQLAQGVTVTVPTTSEKGFKASVEDFRAALTDKTRVLLFNSPSNPTGAAYTRDEIDAIMEFALEKGLYIISDEIYDQLVYPPAEHASLAPWWEKAPENVAVMNGLSKSFSMTGWRVGYCLAHEDMVKALSKIQGQSTSCVNVIAQKAAIAALNGPLDELKAMREIFMRRRDLLLDRLNGWSGVSCPTPEGAFYVFPDFSSLYDAARPDSTSLCTWLLEEAGVAAVPGAAFGEDRCIRLSYALDDAALMEALDRIGRALGLG, encoded by the coding sequence ATGAGAATTGCGAAGCGTCTTCAGGAACTCAAGCCTTCCGCCACAATGGCCGTTTCGGCCAAAGCCATGGAGCTCAGGGCCCAGGGCAAAGAAATCATCAGCCTTTCGGTGGGCGAAACCGATTTTCCTACACCGGAGCATGTCCGCACCGCGGCAAAGGCGGCCATAGACGAAGGATATGCCCGCTACACCCAGGTTCCCGGGCTGCCGGAGCTCCGCGAGGCCGTTGCCGGCTACTTCAACAAAACGACTGGCACGAGCGCCGAAGGCAAGCATACCATTGTCACCAACGGCGGCAAGCAGGGCCTTTTCAACTTGTTCCAGAGCCTGCTCGATCCCGGCGACGAGGTCTTGGTGCCGTCGCCGTACTGGGTTTCCTACCCGGCCATGATCCAGCTGGCTCAGGGCGTCACCGTCACGGTGCCGACCACGTCGGAGAAGGGATTCAAGGCAAGCGTCGAAGATTTCCGGGCAGCGTTGACGGACAAGACGCGCGTGCTCCTGTTCAACTCGCCGTCCAACCCCACGGGCGCAGCATATACGCGCGATGAGATCGACGCGATCATGGAGTTCGCCCTGGAAAAGGGCCTCTATATCATTTCCGACGAGATATACGACCAGCTCGTCTACCCGCCGGCCGAACACGCATCGCTGGCCCCGTGGTGGGAAAAGGCGCCGGAGAACGTCGCCGTGATGAATGGCCTTTCCAAGTCCTTCAGCATGACAGGCTGGCGCGTGGGGTACTGTCTCGCCCACGAAGATATGGTCAAAGCACTCAGCAAAATCCAGGGCCAGTCCACCTCCTGCGTCAACGTCATTGCCCAGAAGGCGGCCATTGCCGCGCTCAACGGCCCACTGGACGAACTCAAGGCCATGCGCGAGATATTCATGCGCCGCCGGGACCTGCTGCTCGATCGTCTGAACGGCTGGTCCGGAGTGAGCTGTCCTACACCCGAGGGCGCGTTCTACGTGTTTCCGGATTTTTCCTCGTTGTATGACGCCGCGCGTCCGGATTCCACTTCGCTGTGCACCTGGCTGCTGGAGGAAGCGGGAGTAGCCGCCGTGCCGGGCGCTGCATTCGGCGAAGATCGCTGCATCCGGCTGTCGTATGCGCTGGACGATGCCGCGCTCATGGAGGCGCTGGACCGCATCGGCCGCGCCTTGGGTCTGGGCTGA